DNA sequence from the Chitinivibrionales bacterium genome:
GCCTGCACAAACGACGCGACCTCGGCGCCGATGGTGATGGGGATGGCGTATTTGTAAAGATTGTTGGAAAACGGCATCTTGATTCCAGTGGAGTCAACGGCAATGCCCTGCTTCTGGATTGCGTTGTAAATCTGGTAGACTTCGTAGCCGGTCACGCCGGCGTCGATGCACCACAGCAGTGCGCCCACCGAGTGGCCGCTCCACCGGTACCCCAGCGACCGGTCGGTGTAGTCCATGCTCGTGTCGTGCTTGAGCAGGAAACGCTCAAGCTGAAAATTGCTCACCGAACGGCCGCCCTGTGAATAGTTCCCCTCGATGGGAAGGGAATCGGAAAGGGGAGCGGCAGGTGCGGATAGGGCAAGGAAGGTCAGAAAGATAAGGGATGAGAATTTAATGGAGCTCATACAATTTTCTCTGAAATATTACTACCCAAAGTATATAATTTTAGTAGTTCATTCGTCAAACCTTTGAGGACATTGGCGCAAGTCATTTTGGAGGACATCACATATTGGAAAGATATTCGGATAACGGCGTTGCATATATTCTGGCGGCAGGAGGAAGCATATGAACATTGTTGACAACCAGGAACTAATAAACCTGAGAGACGACGCGATCGACGGTATGATAGGGTACCTGTCCTTTGAAGATGCCACGTACACGAGGGACGACGTTGAAGAGTGCAAGAACATCCTGGAAGAGCACCTTGTCATGCTGTCCCGGGCGCGCAACAATGCCACCGCCACGGAATGCGTCAAGGAAACGGTGCAGCGGTTGAACGACCTCAACAGCAAGGTGGGAGGGGAACTCATACAGTCCGACCAGCGCGGGGAGATCAGCGAATACATGTGCAAGGCCGGCGCGATGCTGGGATTTAATAAGGAATATGAGGATGTGACGGAGAAATGGCGGGAATGGTGAATCTGGCATTGTCTGATAACAGCATTCGCTTGATTTGTCATTCCCGCGAAAGCGGGAATCCATCCTTACTGGACTCTCGCTTTCACGGGAGTGACAAGAATCACCGAATTTCCATCTATATTTTAAAAACTTTATTTTTTTACCTCAACCACCCCGATCTTCTCCGCCGCCCCTTGTCCCGCAATCTTTACTTCCGGTAAACTCCTCCCCAACACATCAAACTTCGGATCAGTCCCGATCCTGTAAAATTTCCCGTTCCTCTGCGCCGAATACACCGGGACCCTGTTCAGCGTGCCCGAGCTCCCGTACTCAAACGCGCCCACGTCGATCGCGCTGCCAATTACGGTTCGCGGCTCGCCTGAGCAGTTGTAAACATATTGAGACACCGGCGTAAGGGAGAATCCGGCCACCGATCCCGGGTCGGCGCCCTTGTCGATCCCCGGCGACAAGGCGGTGAGGTGGTAATTGTAATGCGCGCTGTCGACGAAGGCCGGCGCGTTGGTGACGATGTTCGCGGCTGAATCCATCTGCCGGTTGCACACCGTGCCGCCGCCGACAAAAAGATTGTTGCAGACTTTCGGCTTGTTCTGCGTATTGGAAATAGAGATGAATGTGCCTGAATGCTTGTCGTTGACGAAGGTGTTGTCGACAACGTAAAGGGCCGTGTCGTGTCCGGAAAGGCCTTCCGAGCCGTAGTCCAGTATCGCCGAGTTGTTTGATTTCGGCCCCTGCTCGATCACGTTGCCTATGATAAACGATGTTCCGGCGTTTGGGAGATTTATTTCGTAGCTCGTCGAGTCGTCTTCGGAGGCTATCCGGTTGTAAAGGATGTAATTGCGGAACGCCCTGCTCTTTATGGTGTGTCCTTCGTTCGATGCGTGCGTGAAACTGAAGCGCAGCGTAAAGGTGTCGCAGGCCGAGATGTACATGTTGTGGCTGTACCCGTCGCCAAAGCCGTTGTGATAGAATTCGGAGTATTCGATGACCACGTTGCCGCTGCCGCCGAGGATGCCGTCTTCGTTGTCGTGGAAATAGCAATGGCGGATGGTCACATTACTGCCCTCCTGGCGTATGCCGGCGCCGTTCTGGTCAGGGACGGTCGCGTTCGAGAACTCGATGTTCTCAACCGTCGTATTGTTTCCGCTTATGACAAGGACGGCCTTTCCGTTCGGGATCACCGCCGGGGGCTTGAGGTGCGCGAATTCAGAAACGCCGCGGATCACCGTGTTGCTCGCGGCCCAGATGCACGCCTGGTCAAGGTAGGTTCCGGTGTCGATCATGACCGTGTCGCCGTCCTGTAAAGCGCCTGACGCGTCGCACGGCGTTTTGTAGGAGCGGGCGGGGCCGACGAGGAGGGTGCGGGCGTCAACTGATGAGAATACACAAACAAGCGTCAGGAGCGAGACGAGCAAATACCGGTTCATAATGCCTCCCTTGATAAAAAATAGAAATCTGTCTGGTGGGGGAAGTTTCCCCCTCGCTACGGCCCGACCGCGCTCCAGATTGTTTAAAACAAAATCGTATCCGGTAACTTGCGAGGCCGGTCCTCCGCTACCCCCTCCTGGGTGCGGCCGGGTACCGGCATCTGCAAGCTTCATTCTTCCGTTGGGCGCACCCGCGGAGGTCAGTTGAAAGGTAAAATAAATTTGGTTAAAAAACAATTTTACCTTTTATCCCCGAAAGCATCCCGTTTCCCAGAAGTAAAAAAATGCCCCTGCTTTTGGGGGCATAAGTTACGCTTTTATTTCCAGGAATAAAAATATCGTCGATGACTTTTCCATTCGCCGAAATTATTCTTATGTTCCCCGGTCCACTATGATTATGTAATACACATGTCCGTCCGGCAAGTGTAATCGCGAGTTTATTTTTCGTCTGTGACGGCAATGAATGTGTCACCACACTCTGCGCCCCCGACTTTTTATACACCCTCACCCAATCAATGTCAAAATATCCCGGGAACACGGTCGTCGAATCCGGCGAGCCCGGCCAGTCGCCGCCGAGCGCGAGGTTGACAAGCATGAAAAAGGGCTCGGCCGGAATGCCGTCCGTGGAGCGGAACCGCTCGACGCTGTCGACGTACCACACGATCTTCGAAGAGTCCCATTCCACGCCGAAGGTGTGGAAGCCGGCGGAAAAATCCGGGCCGGTCCACGATCCGCCGGTCGACTGGTGCACGCCGTTCACCAGGTAATGGTTGGTCATGTACACCTTGTCCGGCTCGTCGCCGAGAATTTCGAGTATGTCAATCTCGGGGGGCCATTTGTTGTAGGGAAGGAGCCAGAACGCGGGCCAGTAGCCCTTACCTTTGGGGATTTTGCACCGGCATTCGAAGTAGCCGAACTGCTGGTCGAACTTGTCCATGGTGATCATCATGCCCGACGCGTAGTCCTTGGCGATCGACGGCTGGCCGCAATACCCGTAGTTCACCGCACGCTTCTCGCACGTTTCGCGGTCCAGGCCGTTCGCCACCGAGATGTTTTCGGGCATGTACGCCTGCAGCTCATTGTTGCGCACGCCGCAAAAGTGGTCGTGCGGGGACCATTTCGATGTGTCAAG
Encoded proteins:
- a CDS encoding right-handed parallel beta-helix repeat-containing protein, encoding MNRYLLVSLLTLVCVFSSVDARTLLVGPARSYKTPCDASGALQDGDTVMIDTGTYLDQACIWAASNTVIRGVSEFAHLKPPAVIPNGKAVLVISGNNTTVENIEFSNATVPDQNGAGIRQEGSNVTIRHCYFHDNEDGILGGSGNVVIEYSEFYHNGFGDGYSHNMYISACDTFTLRFSFTHASNEGHTIKSRAFRNYILYNRIASEDDSTSYEINLPNAGTSFIIGNVIEQGPKSNNSAILDYGSEGLSGHDTALYVVDNTFVNDKHSGTFISISNTQNKPKVCNNLFVGGGTVCNRQMDSAANIVTNAPAFVDSAHYNYHLTALSPGIDKGADPGSVAGFSLTPVSQYVYNCSGEPRTVIGSAIDVGAFEYGSSGTLNRVPVYSAQRNGKFYRIGTDPKFDVLGRSLPEVKIAGQGAAEKIGVVEVKK
- a CDS encoding glycoside hydrolase family 16 protein — its product is MNRFRIRSCFYALVIAAFSPSLFAAPPKTASWTLTFDDEFNGTALDTSKWSPHDHFCGVRNNELQAYMPENISVANGLDRETCEKRAVNYGYCGQPSIAKDYASGMMITMDKFDQQFGYFECRCKIPKGKGYWPAFWLLPYNKWPPEIDILEILGDEPDKVYMTNHYLVNGVHQSTGGSWTGPDFSAGFHTFGVEWDSSKIVWYVDSVERFRSTDGIPAEPFFMLVNLALGGDWPGSPDSTTVFPGYFDIDWVRVYKKSGAQSVVTHSLPSQTKNKLAITLAGRTCVLHNHSGPGNIRIISANGKVIDDIFIPGNKSVTYAPKSRGIFLLLGNGMLSGIKGKIVF